The genomic region GCAGTTATGATCAAGTTCAATTATTCTATGAGGTATGCAATTTGTCTATCGGGAAAATTCGGATATGTTGAAATTGAAAGCCTTAAATTTGACGGGTAATAGCACTCAGTCCTTTTTTTATACCGTCATCACAATTTTCCCAAAATGGCGGCTTTCTTCCATGGCCGCGTGAGCCTCCCGGACCTGCTCCAGGGGGAAAACGTTCCAGATGACCGGGGTGATGGACTGGTCGGCAAATTTAGGAAGAACGGTTCGGGTAAATTCCGCGGTAATGGCTGCTTTTTCCGGTATGGAACGCGACCGGAGAACGGAGCCGATAATCTGCTGACGTTTGACCATCATCAGCGCCAGATTCAGCTCAGCCTTGATGCCGCTGGTAACGCCGATGATGATGAGTTTCCCCCCACAGGCCAGGGATTTCATGTTGGGTTCGAGATAATCGGCCCCGATGTGGTCCAGTATGAGATGGACGCCTTTTTTTCCGGTAACGGATTTGATTTCTTCCACAAAGGCCTGCTCTTTGTAGTTGATTACCACATCGGCCCCCAGCTGTCTGACGCGTTCAATTTTTCCGGGCGATGCGGTTACCATGACTGTTGAATCGGGTGTAAGCGTTTTGCACAGTTGAACGGCTGCCGTGTTCACGCCGCCGCCCCCGCCATGGATTAAAATGGATTCGCCATTTTTGAAATTTCCGGTCATGAATATATTCAAAAAGGCCGTGATGTAAGTTTCGCAGACACAGGCCGCCTGCTCAAAGCGCATGGAATCCGGGATCCGGATCAAATGATCAGCCCAGGCAGTGGCATATTCGGCATATCCGCCGCCCCCGACCAGACTCATGACCCGATCGCCCGGTTGCCAGGATGTGACACCGGCTCCAACCGATTCGATGATGCCGGCCATTTCCACACCGGGGATATCAGAGTCGCCTTTCGGGGGAGGATATTTCCCCTTCCGTTGAACAAGATCCGGTGCATTGACAGAGGTAGCCTTGACGTTAACGAGAACCTGGCCTTCGGATACGACCGGTTTATCGACCTCTTCGACACTCATGACATCCGGTCCGCCAAAACCGTTGAGCACTATCGCCTTCATTGTTTTCCTCCCCGGAATCCCCCTTCGGAGGGAGAGACCTGTCCGTGTGTTGGAATGCGGTTGACCTGCCGGTATGGGTCAGATGACGTCAAGTCAAGCGGAGTTGCTTTGTTCGTGAAATGGTTTTTTCTTATTGGCTGTCAGGGTTTTTCGATTCCAGTCAATGACCGATTCTGTCCGGGTCTGACGAAGTTTGCATAGATTCCGGGAACATATCGGACAATTCTGGATAGTACAGGGGTCCATGTGTATCAGTACGCTGGTTTCTCCATGGAAATGATCATCGATGATTTTTTCCATGATCTTTGCTTCCCGGTGGGCCTCTTCCAGACTCAGATTTCGGGGAAGTATCAGATGAAAGTCAATGTGAATCTGATTCCCGGAACTAAATGCCCGAAGTTGATGGATATCAATCCAGATATCTTTGCGCCGTTCGGCAAGCAGGGTTGCAATCTGTTGAAGCAGGTCGGGATCGGATTCATCCATCAAACCTGCAAAGGCCCGTCGGATCAGTTTACCGCCGGAGATTAAAATGTTTAATCCGGCCGCTGAGGCTATAATTCCGTCAAACTGGTACCAGCCGGTCAGTTTTACCATTACCAACCCTATCAGGACGCCGCCCGAAGTATATACATCGGTCAGGATGTGCTTGCCGTCCGCGTAGAGCGCCAGAGATCGGGTTTTTTCTCCTGTCCGGACAAGCTGAATACCCAGAATGAGATTGATGATGCCGGCAGCCGCCAGAAGATACAGCCCTTCTTTAAGGTAGGAAAGCGGTTGCGGGTTCAGCATCCGGGATATACTTGTATGAAATATTACAATTGCCGCGAGAACAATCAGCGCGCCTTCAAACCCGGCAGAAAAAAATTCGATTTTGCCGTGACCGTAGGGATGGCTTTCATCCGGCGGCTTGGCGGCCAGCAGAATGCTGCCCAT from Desulfobacterales bacterium harbors:
- a CDS encoding cation diffusion facilitator family transporter yields the protein MKLNAKSKPYPPERSQHKLRITAIAFSFAIGLILMLAKFYAWFLTGSSAILSDALESIINVVAAAFAMGSILLAAKPPDESHPYGHGKIEFFSAGFEGALIVLAAIVIFHTSISRMLNPQPLSYLKEGLYLLAAAGIINLILGIQLVRTGEKTRSLALYADGKHILTDVYTSGGVLIGLVMVKLTGWYQFDGIIASAAGLNILISGGKLIRRAFAGLMDESDPDLLQQIATLLAERRKDIWIDIHQLRAFSSGNQIHIDFHLILPRNLSLEEAHREAKIMEKIIDDHFHGETSVLIHMDPCTIQNCPICSRNLCKLRQTRTESVIDWNRKTLTANKKKPFHEQSNSA
- a CDS encoding NAD(P)H-quinone oxidoreductase, with the translated sequence MKAIVLNGFGGPDVMSVEEVDKPVVSEGQVLVNVKATSVNAPDLVQRKGKYPPPKGDSDIPGVEMAGIIESVGAGVTSWQPGDRVMSLVGGGGYAEYATAWADHLIRIPDSMRFEQAACVCETYITAFLNIFMTGNFKNGESILIHGGGGGVNTAAVQLCKTLTPDSTVMVTASPGKIERVRQLGADVVINYKEQAFVEEIKSVTGKKGVHLILDHIGADYLEPNMKSLACGGKLIIIGVTSGIKAELNLALMMVKRQQIIGSVLRSRSIPEKAAITAEFTRTVLPKFADQSITPVIWNVFPLEQVREAHAAMEESRHFGKIVMTV